The Luteolibacter arcticus genome includes the window CCATAGCCGGTTTCCGGTAGTCCGGTCTATGGAAAACTCAAGCGCGGCCACGAGGTGTCATCCGCACCCGAAGCGATTCGTATCCCAGAGTGCGATCGAATTTCGCCTCGCGCTCCACGCGTTCCTCCTCCGACAGGATTTCGATCCGCTCGATTCGCTCGCAGCAGAGGCGCAGCAAGGCGCGAAGGATCAGGCGCGCGTGAGGAGCGCCAAGGCATAGGTGATTACCAAAGCCGAATGAAAGGTGCGGGTTCGGCTTCCGGTCCAGACGAACCTCCATCGGAGCGGGAAAGGCAGCGTCATCGAAATTCGCGGACGCCCAACAGAGCGAGATGCGTTCTCCCGCGTTGACCGCTTCGTCATTCACCACGGTCGTTTCCGGGCACACACGGCCGATGTGGGTGAGCGGCATGAAGACCCTGAAAAACTCCTCGCTCGCCAGCGTGATGCGTTTCGGGTCCTCGCGCAGGAATTCCAAGGCCTCTGGATTCGTGGCGAGGTGGGCCATTGCGCAGGAGATCGTGTGGATGATCGTGTCGCGTCCGCCGGCGAATGCGAGGTTGGCAAAGCCCATCATTTCCTCGCGGGCCAGCGGTCGGCCGCGGAAGCTGGCCCGCGTGAGCTCGCTGAAGAAGTCCTCGCCCGGGTTTTCCGCCGCCTCGTCGAAGCGAGCGTGGAGGTAGTCCTCCAGCACGTTGCCTTGCTTGAACTCCCCGCCCGTGACCTTGAACACGTGGATGCCCCAGCCGATCCAGGTGTCCGCTTCGGACTCCGGCATGTTGAGCAAGTACGTCAGCGCCCGCGACTGCACCGGCAGCGCAAACTCGTTCACGACCTCGATGGTGTCCCGCGCGATGGCCGCGTCCAACATCCCGCTGATCAGGGCTTCGACTTGGGCGATCACGGCGGGCTCCTTGGCCCGCTGGAAGAACGGCTCCACGATTTCCCGGTAGTCGGCGTGCTCCGGCGGGTCGGTCTCGATCGGTAACTGGCGCATGGTCCGGACCTCTTCCTCCGAGGGGACGGGCACCCGAAAGGGAGCGTCCGAGCTGTAGGTCTGCCAGTCTTTCGCCGCGAGCCGAACGTCTTCGTGACGGAGTAGCATGACGATGTCCTCGCCGTGAAAGGGGCAACGTAGCACACCCTTCTCAAGTCGAGCGTCACGGAAGGGGTCGTAAAACGCGGCCATGCTTCCCGGAGCCAAGGAGTCCGGCGGAGGGTTGTCCAACCGATTCCACGATGGCCCCTTCTCGCTTGCAGGCTTGTCAGAGGCGGGCTCCCCGCAAATGGATCGGCGATGCAAAACCCACTCGCCGCGTTGCCGCATGGGCCGGAATTCCGTTTCGTTGATGCGCTCGACACGCTTGAGCCGGGGAAATCGGCGACCGCCCGTTACCTCGTTCGTGGCGACGAGGCCTTTCTGGCCGGTCATTTTCCGGGAAATCCGCTGATGCCCGGTGTGATCCTGATCGAGGCGATTGCCCAGCTAGGGGGGGTGGTGGCGCAGAGCGATCCGGCGATTCCGCCTTTGGAAAACCTGCTGCTCACCGGCGTCCGTGGCGCGAAGATCCTCGGCGCGGCCAAGCCCGGCGAGACGCTCACCTTGCGCGCCGAAGTCGAAGCCCGCCTCGGGGGGATGATTCAGGTTTCCGGTGAGGTGAGCGTGGGGGAGCGACCGCTCGCTTCGGCGAAGATCATGCTCAGCGGGCAGGAGCGCGCTTCTTGAGCTCTGCGCGGGAGAGGGTCCACAAGCTTTCATCCGGCGCGGTTTCCCAGTGCCGTGGCATTTCCCAGCCGGCGAGCGTTTCGGTCATGCGTTTGCGGAGTTGGTCCAGTGTGCCGGATTTCAATTCCACCATTGCGGTGATTTCTTCGACGCGTTCGGGATCGTGGCTTGGCACGCCAAAGACTCGCGCTCGTTCGGCCAGTCCACTGGCCAGCAGCGCCGCCTCGATCTTCGCGGGGCCGATCTTGCGGCCGGCGACGTTGATGGATTCCGCGCCGCTGCTTTCTAACATCAGCCGCCCGCCTTCGATGCGTCCGAAGTCCTGTGTGAGAAATTCGCCGTCGCCGAGCAACTCGCTCTCCCTCGCCGCTTCGTAGCCAAGCGCGACGGACGAGCTTTCGACGAGAAATCGTCCCGACTCGTGGACCCGCACTGTCACGCCCAAGAGTGGCGCGCCGAGGTTCGCGGCGCTTTCGCGAGGGGCGTCGCTGGTGTCGAAGGAAATCCCGCCGCATTCGCTGGCCCCGTAGAAATTGTGGAGCTTCAGCCCGCACTCGACGAAGACCGCTCTTTCCAGCTCCAACGAAAGCGGTGCGCCGGCTGAGACGGCGAGATCGATCTTTGCCCCGCGCAGGATCCCCGCCCGATGCCATGCCTTCCACATGGAGGGCACGGCAGGAATTACGACGCCATCATGCGCCGCCAGCGCGTCGGCGATGACTTTCGGAAACGGGACTTCCACGGCATGCAGCGGGATGCCGTGGAGCAGCAGCGGCAAGATCAGGCTGGAGTAGCCGTAGGAGTGCGTGAGCGAGATCGCCGCGAGGTTTGGGATCTCATGGCGCAGCCCCATCGCTGCGACCAACCGGTCGGCATCGGCCGCAATTTGTTCCGCGGAAAAGAAGACCGCGCGTGGCTTTCCGGCGATGCCTGGAGTTAGTTTTAGGTGCGTCGTCCCTTCGGGAAAAGACGCCGGCAGTTCGGGGATTGCCGCGCCTTTCTCCAGCGGCAGGACCGGTTGCTGGTCGCGCCATCCTTGCAATACCGCTGTGACGATCTCCAGTGCGCCGCCGCTCGCGATTACCGGCGCATTCGTCAGCGGCTTTTCCGCCAGGCACACCGCGAGATCGGTGAAGCTCCATGACTCCGTCCCTTCGATGACCGCAATTCGATCGCGAAATCGCGCGGAAGTTTCCTGCCAGCGTGAAAACAACATGCCCTTGGTCAGTCGATGCTTCCCACCGGGGTGATGCGCTGCG containing:
- a CDS encoding 3-hydroxyacyl-ACP dehydratase FabZ family protein, with amino-acid sequence MQNPLAALPHGPEFRFVDALDTLEPGKSATARYLVRGDEAFLAGHFPGNPLMPGVILIEAIAQLGGVVAQSDPAIPPLENLLLTGVRGAKILGAAKPGETLTLRAEVEARLGGMIQVSGEVSVGERPLASAKIMLSGQERAS
- a CDS encoding AMP-binding protein — encoded protein: MLFSRWQETSARFRDRIAVIEGTESWSFTDLAVCLAEKPLTNAPVIASGGALEIVTAVLQGWRDQQPVLPLEKGAAIPELPASFPEGTTHLKLTPGIAGKPRAVFFSAEQIAADADRLVAAMGLRHEIPNLAAISLTHSYGYSSLILPLLLHGIPLHAVEVPFPKVIADALAAHDGVVIPAVPSMWKAWHRAGILRGAKIDLAVSAGAPLSLELERAVFVECGLKLHNFYGASECGGISFDTSDAPRESAANLGAPLLGVTVRVHESGRFLVESSSVALGYEAARESELLGDGEFLTQDFGRIEGGRLMLESSGAESINVAGRKIGPAKIEAALLASGLAERARVFGVPSHDPERVEEITAMVELKSGTLDQLRKRMTETLAGWEMPRHWETAPDESLWTLSRAELKKRAPAR
- a CDS encoding cytochrome P450; protein product: MLLRHEDVRLAAKDWQTYSSDAPFRVPVPSEEEVRTMRQLPIETDPPEHADYREIVEPFFQRAKEPAVIAQVEALISGMLDAAIARDTIEVVNEFALPVQSRALTYLLNMPESEADTWIGWGIHVFKVTGGEFKQGNVLEDYLHARFDEAAENPGEDFFSELTRASFRGRPLAREEMMGFANLAFAGGRDTIIHTISCAMAHLATNPEALEFLREDPKRITLASEEFFRVFMPLTHIGRVCPETTVVNDEAVNAGERISLCWASANFDDAAFPAPMEVRLDRKPNPHLSFGFGNHLCLGAPHARLILRALLRLCCERIERIEILSEEERVEREAKFDRTLGYESLRVRMTPRGRA